A window of the Nisaea acidiphila genome harbors these coding sequences:
- a CDS encoding FliH/SctL family protein, with protein sequence MATQKSRFLFDDIFDEEYQQKLRRAAEAARLAEEEAAANAPPTYSQDEIDEAKEASYQLGRQEGMSAAMAGIEQQVAVALEGVLSQIGKLTETHRKWTSEMQRDAVRLSATIMRKLAPELTRGTELPQIEHVINQAFQFLTEQPKVMIRVAAEIEEPLRDKVQLMASRVGYEGEVVLVGDPELVATDCRVSWAAGAVERALDETWSEIDEMVERTVSALPPRSGIGSDVPASPEVDDAGEMPDETEHATAMGAETEAATEPEPDDEPGANDEMEMAAPLADTEITTEVEQPDMDLPADPDEAEVRES encoded by the coding sequence ATGGCGACGCAGAAATCACGCTTCCTGTTCGACGATATCTTCGACGAGGAGTATCAGCAGAAGCTGCGCCGAGCGGCCGAAGCGGCGCGCCTCGCCGAGGAAGAAGCCGCGGCCAACGCCCCGCCGACCTACAGCCAGGACGAAATCGACGAGGCGAAGGAAGCCTCCTATCAACTCGGCCGCCAGGAAGGCATGTCCGCCGCCATGGCCGGCATAGAACAGCAGGTCGCGGTCGCGCTCGAAGGCGTGTTGAGCCAGATCGGAAAACTGACCGAGACGCACCGCAAATGGACAAGCGAGATGCAGCGCGACGCGGTCCGGTTGTCCGCGACGATCATGCGCAAGCTCGCCCCGGAACTGACCCGCGGCACTGAGCTTCCGCAGATCGAGCATGTCATCAACCAGGCCTTCCAGTTCCTGACCGAACAGCCGAAGGTTATGATCCGCGTCGCCGCCGAGATTGAGGAGCCGCTGCGGGACAAGGTCCAGCTCATGGCCTCCCGCGTCGGATACGAAGGCGAAGTGGTGCTGGTCGGAGACCCCGAACTGGTGGCAACGGACTGCCGTGTTTCCTGGGCCGCCGGCGCGGTCGAGCGCGCGCTGGACGAGACCTGGAGCGAGATCGACGAGATGGTGGAACGCACGGTCTCCGCCCTCCCGCCGCGCTCGGGCATCGGTTCGGACGTGCCGGCGTCTCCGGAAGTGGACGACGCCGGTGAAATGCCGGACGAGACGGAACACGCAACGGCAATGGGGGCCGAAACCGAGGCCGCCACCGAACCGGAACCGGATGACGAGCCGGGAGCGAATGACGAGATGGAAATGGCCGCCCCCTTGGCCGATACCGAAATCACCACCGAAGTCGAACAGCCGGATATGGACCTGCCTGCAGATCCGGATGAAGCTGAGGTGAGAGAGAGCTAA
- the fliN gene encoding flagellar motor switch protein FliN translates to MSDESDVDFEDLDDMDMAAAMEQQAADEPEEVVASDSPERISARELEAVYDIPVQVSAVLGKSSMQVSQLLKLGRGAVVELDRKVGEAIDIYVNNRLVARGEVVIVDERLGVTMTEIIKSDRTG, encoded by the coding sequence ATGTCCGACGAGAGCGATGTCGATTTCGAAGATCTCGACGATATGGATATGGCCGCAGCCATGGAGCAGCAGGCCGCAGACGAACCGGAGGAAGTCGTTGCTTCCGACTCGCCGGAGCGGATCAGCGCCCGGGAGCTGGAAGCGGTCTACGATATTCCGGTACAGGTCTCTGCGGTGCTGGGGAAATCCAGCATGCAGGTCAGTCAACTTCTGAAACTCGGCCGTGGCGCCGTCGTCGAACTTGACCGCAAGGTCGGCGAGGCCATCGACATCTATGTGAATAACCGCCTAGTGGCCCGCGGCGAAGTCGTCATCGTCGACGAGCGCCTCGGCGTGACCATGACGGAAATCATCAAGTCCGACCGGACCGGCTGA
- a CDS encoding motility protein A, with amino-acid sequence MADRATVDEGAPARPARTRSFDVPASGRTIDIALIFGLCVAFGLVGTALVLGGSVSSFYNLPSVLIVLIGTFAVTLVSFSISELFGAFGTVFQTMLPKRFDHKLAGERCLNLAAIARDNGVLALDHVLPAIDSEPFLQRAIAMTVDGATPHQIDQVMAQEIDAVQDLRHRHASVLRRAAEVAPSMGLIGTLIGLIQLLGNLNNPSSIGPAMAVALLTTFYGAIMAYMVLAPIAAKLERNAESELLECEIYHACAMSIARQENPRLLERLLNTKLPPSERLDYYG; translated from the coding sequence ATGGCTGATCGTGCGACTGTAGACGAAGGCGCCCCGGCGCGCCCTGCCCGCACCCGTTCGTTCGATGTCCCGGCGAGCGGCCGGACCATCGATATTGCGCTGATATTCGGGCTATGCGTGGCCTTTGGCCTGGTTGGCACGGCGCTCGTGCTGGGCGGATCGGTCAGCTCCTTCTACAATCTGCCGTCCGTGCTCATCGTGCTCATCGGCACCTTCGCGGTCACTCTTGTGTCCTTCAGCATTTCCGAGCTGTTCGGTGCATTCGGCACGGTCTTCCAAACCATGCTTCCGAAGCGTTTCGATCACAAGCTGGCGGGAGAGCGCTGCCTCAATCTGGCGGCCATCGCGCGGGATAACGGCGTCCTCGCACTGGATCACGTGCTGCCGGCGATCGACAGCGAACCTTTCCTGCAGCGCGCCATCGCGATGACCGTCGACGGCGCGACCCCACATCAGATCGACCAGGTCATGGCGCAGGAAATCGATGCGGTACAGGACCTGAGACACCGTCACGCGAGCGTGTTACGACGCGCCGCCGAGGTTGCGCCCTCCATGGGACTCATCGGCACCCTGATCGGTTTGATCCAACTGCTCGGCAATCTGAACAATCCAAGTTCCATCGGCCCCGCCATGGCGGTCGCGCTGCTCACCACCTTCTATGGTGCGATCATGGCCTACATGGTCCTCGCGCCGATCGCGGCCAAGCTGGAGCGAAACGCCGAGTCCGAACTGCTCGAATGCGAAATCTATCATGCCTGCGCGATGTCGATCGCGCGGCAGGAAAACCCGCGCCTGCTGGAGCGGCTTCTCAATACCAAGCTGCCGCCTTCGGAGCGGCTCGACTATTACGGCTAG
- a CDS encoding sigma-54 interaction domain-containing protein translates to MRLLIVGTLGGHISAAGQIALKKGAKVSHLDTVDGAMHALRSGQGADLVMIDVAQPVAKLLRAMNQERINTPVVACGLENDSDAAVAAIKAGAKEYIPLPPNAELIAAVLQAVTEEQSSVVFQDPIMGAVLKLADQIAPSDASVLITGESGTGKEVLARYLHDKSKRSDKQFVSVNCAAIPDNLLESELFGHEKGAFTGAVARRIGKFEEANGGTLLLDEISEMDIRLQAKLLRAIQEREIDRVGGNTPVKVDIRLLATSNRDLERHVRDGNFREDLYFRLNVFNLQLPPLRQRPADIKLLAEHFAKKYAEANSVPERPLSDEAVKRLQGHHWRGNVRELENTMHRAILLASGDEIGAEAIILTGEQMAPAAPEAPPLAAAPAPKPVEQPATNAFQPASFDEPEPVPAASPAEPAPAESDPAGGDLVGRTVADVERQLIIDTLTHCLGNRTHAANILGISIRTLRNKLKAYSEDGINVPPPGEADRATV, encoded by the coding sequence ATGCGATTGCTGATCGTCGGCACTCTGGGCGGACATATTAGCGCAGCGGGTCAGATCGCCCTCAAGAAAGGGGCGAAGGTAAGCCATCTCGACACGGTGGACGGGGCCATGCACGCGCTGCGCAGCGGCCAGGGCGCCGACCTCGTGATGATCGACGTTGCCCAGCCGGTGGCCAAGTTGCTCCGGGCGATGAACCAGGAGCGGATCAACACGCCGGTGGTCGCCTGCGGACTGGAGAACGACTCCGACGCCGCGGTCGCGGCGATCAAGGCCGGGGCGAAGGAATACATTCCCCTGCCCCCGAACGCGGAACTGATCGCCGCCGTGCTCCAGGCGGTCACGGAAGAACAGAGCTCCGTGGTCTTTCAGGATCCGATCATGGGAGCGGTCCTGAAGCTTGCGGACCAGATCGCCCCATCGGATGCCAGCGTGCTCATCACCGGCGAATCCGGCACCGGTAAGGAAGTGCTCGCACGCTATCTGCACGACAAGAGCAAACGTTCCGACAAGCAGTTCGTTTCCGTAAACTGCGCGGCGATCCCGGACAATCTTCTGGAATCCGAACTGTTCGGCCATGAGAAAGGCGCCTTCACCGGCGCCGTCGCGCGCCGTATCGGCAAATTCGAGGAAGCGAACGGCGGCACCCTGCTGCTCGACGAAATCAGCGAGATGGACATCCGCCTGCAGGCCAAGCTGCTGCGCGCGATCCAGGAGCGGGAAATCGACCGGGTAGGAGGCAATACGCCGGTGAAGGTCGATATCCGCCTGCTTGCGACCTCCAACCGGGACCTGGAGCGGCATGTGCGTGACGGGAATTTCCGCGAGGATCTCTATTTCCGCCTCAATGTCTTCAATCTGCAACTCCCGCCGCTGCGTCAGCGCCCGGCGGACATCAAGCTCCTGGCCGAGCATTTCGCGAAGAAATATGCCGAGGCCAACAGCGTGCCGGAGCGTCCGCTGAGCGACGAAGCGGTAAAAAGGCTTCAGGGCCATCATTGGCGCGGCAATGTGCGCGAGCTGGAAAACACCATGCACCGCGCCATCCTGCTCGCCTCCGGCGACGAGATCGGTGCGGAGGCGATCATCCTGACCGGCGAACAGATGGCCCCGGCAGCGCCGGAAGCCCCGCCGCTTGCCGCCGCACCGGCTCCGAAACCGGTAGAACAGCCGGCGACGAACGCGTTCCAGCCGGCCTCCTTCGACGAACCGGAGCCGGTTCCGGCGGCCTCACCCGCCGAACCGGCGCCTGCGGAGAGCGATCCGGCGGGCGGCGACCTTGTCGGCCGCACCGTCGCCGACGTGGAGCGCCAGCTCATTATCGACACTCTGACCCATTGCCTCGGCAACCGGACCCATGCCGCGAATATCCTCGGCATCTCGATCCGGACCCTGCGCAACAAGTTGAAGGCCTATTCCGAGGACGGCATCAACGTACCGCCTCCGGGCGAAGCCGACCGGGCCACGGTCTGA
- the flhA gene encoding flagellar biosynthesis protein FlhA: MSDASGQSPQPEGGGSGTGTALPSFSLDSLKSAAHRGDIYLALGVVGILSVLILPVPTMLLDILLGISIALSVVILMTVLFIEKPLDFNAFPTVLLIATMLRLALNLASTRLILADGHTGTDAAGEVIQAFGAFMMSGNAAIGIIVFSILVIVNFIVITKGSGRIAEVAARFSLDAMPGKQMAIDADLSSGLINEDQARNRREELSAESTFFGAMDGASKFVRGDAVAGLLITVINVIGGMVIGIAQQGISFNDAFSTYTLLTVGDGLVSQIPALIVSTAAGMLVTKGGTTGTTEKAVFGQLGGYPKALALCAFLLAILSLLPGFPTFIFLALAGAVGGLAYMVYSQAEKAAAAEVQREAEEAAAPPPEEPISSALHIDLVRLELGYGLLPLVNETVEGQRLTDQIRALRRQLAVESGFIMPQVRIQDNLQLPANTYVIRVKEIEVGRGDIRPNRLLVMDPAGNPIELAGTETREPTFGLPAMWVGPEQREEALFKGYTVVDPSTVVTTHLTELIRDNMRELLSYTETQKLLDELPDQYQKLVTDVVPSNISVGGLQRILQNLLGERVSIRDLPTILEGISEAATFTRNITLMTEHVRTRLARQISEQNTADDGVIHLVTLSPDWEQTFANSIIGQGEEQQLSMPPSKLQEFITALRKSLDQLAEVGEFPVVLTSPGIRPYVRSIVERFRSQTVVMSQNEIHPKARIKTLGQV; this comes from the coding sequence ATGAGCGACGCCTCCGGCCAGTCCCCGCAGCCCGAAGGTGGCGGCTCCGGTACGGGTACCGCCCTGCCCTCCTTCAGCCTCGATAGTCTGAAGAGTGCGGCGCATCGCGGTGATATTTATCTCGCGCTCGGCGTTGTCGGAATCCTCTCGGTCCTGATTCTGCCGGTCCCGACAATGCTGCTCGACATCCTGCTCGGGATTTCGATCGCGCTGTCGGTGGTCATCCTCATGACCGTGCTCTTTATCGAGAAACCACTCGATTTCAACGCGTTCCCGACTGTTCTGCTGATCGCGACAATGTTGCGGCTGGCGCTGAACCTCGCCTCTACGCGCCTGATCCTGGCCGATGGGCACACGGGAACGGACGCTGCGGGCGAAGTCATTCAGGCCTTCGGCGCCTTCATGATGAGCGGCAACGCGGCGATCGGGATCATCGTTTTCTCGATCCTGGTGATCGTGAACTTCATCGTCATCACCAAAGGCTCCGGCCGTATCGCCGAAGTCGCGGCCAGGTTCAGTCTCGACGCGATGCCCGGCAAGCAGATGGCGATCGACGCCGACCTCTCCTCCGGTTTGATCAACGAGGATCAGGCGCGTAACCGGCGCGAGGAACTGAGCGCGGAGAGCACCTTCTTCGGCGCCATGGACGGTGCCTCCAAATTCGTCCGGGGCGACGCGGTTGCCGGCCTCCTCATCACCGTGATCAACGTGATCGGCGGCATGGTGATCGGCATCGCGCAACAAGGTATCAGCTTCAACGATGCCTTCTCGACCTACACCCTGCTGACCGTCGGTGACGGCCTCGTCAGCCAGATCCCGGCGCTGATCGTTTCGACAGCGGCCGGCATGCTGGTCACCAAGGGCGGCACAACCGGCACCACCGAGAAAGCGGTCTTCGGCCAGCTCGGCGGCTATCCGAAAGCACTCGCCCTCTGCGCTTTCCTTCTTGCCATCCTCTCGCTGCTGCCCGGTTTCCCGACCTTCATCTTCCTGGCGCTCGCAGGCGCTGTCGGCGGCCTCGCCTACATGGTCTACAGCCAGGCCGAGAAGGCTGCCGCCGCGGAAGTCCAGCGCGAGGCCGAGGAAGCCGCCGCGCCGCCGCCGGAAGAGCCGATCTCCTCCGCCCTGCATATCGATCTCGTGCGCCTCGAACTGGGCTACGGGCTGCTGCCGCTGGTCAACGAAACCGTCGAAGGGCAGCGCCTGACCGACCAGATCCGCGCGCTGCGCCGCCAACTCGCGGTCGAGAGCGGCTTCATCATGCCGCAGGTCCGGATCCAGGATAACCTTCAGCTCCCCGCGAACACCTATGTCATCCGGGTGAAGGAGATCGAGGTCGGACGCGGCGATATCCGGCCGAACCGGCTGCTGGTGATGGATCCGGCCGGCAATCCGATCGAGCTTGCGGGTACCGAGACACGGGAGCCGACCTTCGGGCTGCCCGCCATGTGGGTCGGCCCGGAGCAGCGCGAGGAAGCTTTGTTCAAGGGCTACACCGTCGTCGATCCCTCGACCGTGGTGACCACACATCTGACGGAACTGATCCGCGACAATATGCGCGAACTGCTGTCCTATACCGAGACACAGAAGTTGCTGGACGAGCTGCCGGATCAGTACCAGAAGCTCGTCACCGACGTGGTGCCGTCCAACATTTCCGTCGGCGGCCTTCAGCGCATCCTGCAGAACCTGCTCGGCGAGCGGGTCTCGATCCGCGACCTGCCGACGATTCTCGAAGGTATCTCGGAAGCGGCGACCTTCACGCGCAACATCACGCTGATGACCGAACATGTCCGGACGCGTCTCGCACGCCAGATCAGCGAGCAGAATACCGCGGATGACGGCGTTATCCACCTGGTGACCCTGTCCCCCGACTGGGAGCAGACCTTTGCCAATTCGATTATCGGACAGGGCGAAGAACAACAGCTCTCCATGCCGCCGTCGAAACTGCAGGAATTCATCACGGCACTGCGCAAATCACTGGACCAGTTGGCGGAAGTCGGAGAATTCCCGGTCGTCCTGACCTCTCCTGGCATTCGTCCCTATGTCCGCTCGATCGTCGAGCGGTTCCGGTCGCAGACTGTGGTAATGTCCCAGAACGAGATTCATCCAAAGGCACGGATCAAGACTCTTGGACAGGTATAG
- a CDS encoding MinD/ParA family protein, whose protein sequence is MSPADKPRQTAASGAALKGPKILAVASGKGGVGKTWFSVTLAHGLSRMGQKVLLFDADLGLANVDIQLGLMPQRDLGGVIGGRLSLAQAKIHYEDGNFDIIAGRSGSGSLATLPSNRLQSLGNELVTLSESYDRVVMDLGAGLDRTVRILAARAGQIVVVTTAEPTSLTDAYAFVKVAHQNDPNCNIQIVVNSADSANDGRKTYETLRKATMNFLKFEPALLGIIRRDRKVIESIRNQSPILSRFPSAQASTDMEAIVDKLL, encoded by the coding sequence ATGTCGCCTGCCGATAAGCCGCGTCAGACCGCCGCCAGCGGCGCTGCCCTCAAGGGGCCGAAAATCCTCGCCGTCGCATCGGGCAAGGGCGGCGTGGGCAAGACCTGGTTCTCCGTCACCCTCGCCCACGGGCTCAGCCGGATGGGCCAGAAAGTCCTGCTTTTCGACGCGGATCTCGGACTCGCAAACGTCGACATCCAGCTAGGCCTGATGCCTCAGCGCGACCTCGGCGGCGTAATCGGCGGCCGGCTTTCGCTCGCCCAGGCAAAGATTCATTACGAAGACGGCAATTTCGATATCATCGCCGGGCGCTCGGGCTCCGGCAGCCTTGCGACCCTGCCCTCGAACCGTCTGCAGTCCCTCGGCAACGAGCTGGTGACGCTGTCCGAAAGCTACGATCGCGTGGTCATGGATCTCGGCGCCGGGCTCGACCGGACCGTCCGCATTCTGGCGGCCCGCGCCGGGCAGATCGTGGTGGTGACGACGGCCGAGCCGACCTCGCTGACAGACGCTTATGCTTTCGTGAAGGTGGCGCACCAGAACGATCCGAACTGCAATATCCAGATCGTGGTGAACAGCGCCGATTCCGCGAATGACGGGCGCAAGACCTACGAGACGCTGCGCAAGGCGACGATGAATTTCCTGAAGTTCGAGCCGGCCTTGCTCGGCATCATCCGCCGCGACCGCAAGGTGATCGAGTCGATCCGGAACCAGAGCCCGATCCTGAGCCGGTTCCCGTCGGCACAGGCCTCGACCGATATGGAGGCCATCGTAGACAAGCTGCTGTAG
- a CDS encoding flagellar FliJ family protein yields MSQFEQLVRLRTWELDEKRRAMGVLLEEEAAMIAETEEMDREFEREKQAAGGSLEARRTLEAYMVHFKQREQALAGRIAQKRTEIDAANEEVLDAYQELRKAEAAQEQHEAREAERVARLEQMELDEIALNMMKRREG; encoded by the coding sequence GTGAGCCAGTTCGAGCAGCTAGTTCGGCTCCGGACCTGGGAACTGGACGAAAAGCGCCGTGCGATGGGTGTGCTCCTGGAGGAAGAGGCGGCAATGATCGCCGAGACCGAGGAGATGGACCGCGAATTCGAGCGGGAGAAACAGGCCGCCGGCGGCTCTCTCGAAGCGCGGCGGACGCTTGAGGCCTACATGGTCCATTTCAAGCAGCGTGAGCAGGCCCTGGCCGGACGGATCGCGCAGAAGCGCACGGAAATCGATGCCGCCAACGAAGAGGTTCTGGATGCCTATCAGGAGCTTCGCAAGGCGGAAGCGGCGCAGGAACAGCATGAGGCCCGCGAGGCGGAGCGCGTCGCCCGGCTTGAGCAGATGGAACTCGATGAGATCGCGCTCAACATGATGAAGCGCCGCGAGGGATAG